Proteins found in one Clostridium kluyveri DSM 555 genomic segment:
- a CDS encoding LTA synthase family protein gives MNKFNFSLLDFIDIIFFIVVVTIKILIYGRHIETGYISSAKLFIPVIASVLIFTSIACIFKNKGRARFLYLCNVIISIAIISNSIYFRYFKDLISIPVLISGFQLNAVKSSVINLIDLRDFLYLFDILFIIPFINRYAAKGSQKLSLNFRLSIFSILLILGLLINYRSFYNLSKEQPRLLSTMYNKVYISRKLGILNYHCLDIYNTISANINKLVPVSKEKLDEIHNFLVLNKSSHENLNGIAKNKNLIMIQVEALQSFVINGSINGQEITPNLNRWIKRSEYFDNFYYQTAAGGTSDAEFMTNTSLYPASAGAAYFLYSGNYYNAMPENFKNKGYSTAAFHGFRESFWNRNIMYQKFDFDTFYGESSYKQDESIAD, from the coding sequence ATGAATAAATTTAATTTTTCTCTTTTAGACTTTATAGATATAATTTTTTTTATAGTTGTTGTAACAATTAAGATTTTAATATATGGAAGACATATAGAAACTGGATATATATCTTCCGCCAAACTCTTCATTCCAGTTATTGCTTCCGTGCTAATTTTTACTTCCATAGCCTGTATTTTTAAAAACAAAGGGCGTGCCAGATTTCTGTATCTATGCAATGTTATAATAAGTATTGCTATAATTAGTAATTCTATTTATTTTAGATATTTCAAAGATCTTATATCTATACCTGTGTTAATAAGTGGATTTCAATTAAATGCAGTAAAATCCAGCGTGATTAACTTAATTGACCTTAGGGATTTTTTATACCTTTTTGATATTTTATTTATAATTCCTTTTATCAATAGATATGCAGCCAAAGGCAGCCAGAAGCTTTCCTTAAACTTTAGACTGTCAATATTTTCAATATTGCTCATATTAGGACTTTTAATAAATTACAGAAGCTTTTACAATTTATCTAAAGAACAGCCTAGACTTTTAAGTACTATGTACAATAAGGTGTATATATCGAGAAAATTAGGTATATTGAATTATCACTGTCTGGATATTTATAACACCATTTCTGCAAATATAAATAAACTGGTTCCCGTTTCCAAAGAAAAACTGGATGAAATACATAACTTTTTGGTATTAAATAAATCCAGTCATGAAAATTTAAATGGTATTGCTAAAAATAAAAACTTAATAATGATTCAAGTAGAAGCCCTTCAGAGTTTTGTTATAAATGGTTCTATCAATGGGCAGGAAATAACTCCAAATTTAAATAGGTGGATAAAAAGGTCTGAATACTTCGATAATTTCTACTATCAAACAGCCGCCGGCGGAACTTCTGATGCAGAGTTTATGACAAATACCTCATTGTATCCTGCTTCAGCAGGGGCAGCTTATTTTCTTTACTCTGGCAACTATTATAATGCAATGCCTGAAAATTTTAAGAATAAGGGCTATTCTACCGCTGCCTTTCATGGGTTTAGAGAAAGCTTCTGGAATAGAAATATAATGTATCAAAAATTTGATTTTGACACTTTTTATGGTGAAAGCAGCTATAAACAGGATGAATCCATAGCGGATTAA
- a CDS encoding IS3 family transposase, with protein MKPSIKEKVEIAKKYIEQGYNAVFVLKVVKLGRSTYYYNLSVEGKEKTRPKGGKPKGYSINRDGEKVCDDQIKEFILEAIDGDAINYGYRKITYHLRKYCNLVINHKKVYRLCKELRILKDQRIIRTKIKRNIAINRTITGSNQLWEMDIKYGYIEGEDKFFYLLNLIDIFDRSIIDYHMGLHCEAKDAAALLRKCLIRRNLFEEDSKKPVIRTDNGPQFISHKFDECCEELKIEHERIPVKTPNKNAHVESFHRILEDECLKINEFQSYGEAYKIVNEFMEFYNNRRLHSSLRFMAPHEFYNLYFEENLTNIQIRV; from the coding sequence ATCAAACCCTCAATTAAGGAAAAAGTAGAAATAGCTAAAAAGTATATAGAGCAAGGATACAATGCAGTATTTGTACTTAAAGTAGTTAAACTCGGAAGATCAACATATTACTATAATTTAAGTGTAGAAGGCAAAGAAAAGACTAGGCCTAAAGGTGGAAAGCCAAAAGGATATAGTATAAACAGAGATGGTGAGAAAGTATGCGATGATCAGATTAAGGAATTTATTTTGGAGGCCATTGACGGGGATGCTATTAACTATGGATATAGAAAAATAACTTACCATTTAAGAAAATATTGTAATCTTGTGATTAATCATAAGAAGGTTTATCGGCTTTGCAAAGAGCTCAGAATACTTAAAGATCAGAGAATAATTAGAACTAAAATAAAGAGAAATATTGCAATTAACAGAACTATAACAGGCTCAAATCAACTATGGGAAATGGATATAAAATATGGCTATATAGAAGGTGAGGATAAATTCTTCTACTTACTAAATTTAATTGATATCTTTGATAGGAGCATTATAGATTACCACATGGGTTTACACTGTGAGGCTAAAGATGCTGCAGCACTACTGAGGAAGTGCTTAATAAGAAGAAACTTGTTTGAGGAAGACTCTAAAAAGCCAGTAATAAGAACAGACAACGGACCCCAGTTTATAAGTCATAAATTTGATGAATGCTGTGAAGAACTTAAAATTGAACATGAGAGAATACCAGTGAAGACGCCAAATAAAAACGCACATGTAGAATCATTTCACAGAATACTTGAGGATGAGTGTTTAAAAATTAATGAATTTCAAAGCTATGGAGAAGCATACAAAATAGTAAATGAATTTATGGAATTCTACAATAATAGGAGATTACATTCAAGTTTAAGATTTATGGCTCCACATGAATTTTATAACCTTTATTTTGAAGAAAACCTAACAAACATTCAAATAAGGGTCTAA
- a CDS encoding transposase — MKGKSYTKELKEEVLREVKEVGNVSLVSRRHGLSKSTIFTWIRNSKDKDEIKIKPGRKALVEGEKELENELTEVTKENDHLKKLLGEKDLEIAILRDLIKKSNPQLRKK, encoded by the coding sequence ATGAAAGGAAAAAGTTATACGAAAGAATTAAAAGAAGAGGTATTAAGAGAAGTGAAAGAAGTAGGAAATGTTTCACTGGTATCAAGGAGACATGGGCTCTCAAAATCAACTATATTTACGTGGATAAGGAATTCTAAGGATAAGGATGAGATTAAAATTAAGCCTGGTAGAAAAGCTTTAGTTGAGGGAGAAAAAGAACTTGAAAATGAGCTGACAGAGGTAACAAAAGAAAATGATCATCTAAAAAAATTGTTAGGAGAAAAAGATTTAGAAATAGCAATTCTTAGAGATTTAATAAAAAAATCAAACCCTCAATTAAGGAAAAAGTAG
- a CDS encoding LTA synthase family protein, with protein MGLGLSDRSFLTQSLDKLSKMQSPYYAFLITLTSHFPFDDVNKYGDFDTGDFEDTLVGNYIKAIHYTDEQLGMFLDELDKEGILKNSVVILYGDHHAIPKDKQLQLFKYLNKSSHSDVEREKLQKVPMFIHFPDESIKGVSSVYAGQMDIYSTVCNLFDLPEKEMLGKDLFNAENQSVIFRNASFINKNYYYSFQDDAYYDINAGNKITKNDILKAEKENVLNQLEYSDYILKHNLIKKLDSYENK; from the coding sequence ATAGGGCTTGGGTTAAGTGATAGATCCTTTCTTACCCAGTCTTTAGATAAGCTAAGCAAAATGCAATCTCCCTACTATGCCTTTTTAATAACACTTACAAGTCATTTTCCCTTTGACGATGTAAACAAGTATGGAGATTTTGATACGGGTGACTTTGAGGATACTCTTGTAGGCAATTATATAAAGGCTATACATTACACAGATGAACAGCTTGGAATGTTTCTTGATGAATTAGATAAAGAAGGCATATTGAAAAATTCTGTAGTAATATTGTATGGGGATCACCATGCAATACCCAAAGATAAACAATTGCAGCTTTTTAAATACTTAAATAAAAGTTCTCACTCTGATGTGGAACGGGAGAAACTCCAGAAAGTTCCTATGTTTATCCACTTTCCTGATGAATCCATAAAAGGCGTAAGCTCTGTTTATGCAGGACAAATGGACATATATTCTACTGTATGCAATTTATTTGACTTACCTGAGAAAGAAATGCTGGGAAAAGATTTATTCAACGCTGAAAATCAAAGTGTTATATTTAGAAATGCATCTTTTATAAATAAAAATTATTACTATTCCTTTCAAGATGATGCATATTATGATATAAATGCAGGCAATAAAATCACAAAAAATGATATACTTAAAGCAGAAAAGGAAAATGTATTAAATCAATTAGAGTACTCAGATTATATATTGAAGCATAATTTAATTAAAAAATTAGATTCCTATGAAAATAAATAA
- a CDS encoding TatD family hydrolase, which translates to MFVDAHNHLDFYKDSLNLNKALNIIDCDNIKTLGCSMNLESYLFTKNLSISHKNIIPCFGIHPWEAHKNYRNLDTFDKYIKECRVIGEIGLDYHWVLESEKFPYMNRVFEYFSDKASKYNKITNIHTKGAESEVLQTIKKYNLRTPIIHWYSGDLDTLKRLLDYGCYFTISIDIGHSSLTNEIVKLLPLDRIFTETDGPTALKNNKYIYPNEVKNIIKWISFIKNTPYEEIRAQIWNNFNTLFGN; encoded by the coding sequence ATGTTTGTTGATGCACATAACCATTTGGACTTTTATAAGGACAGTTTGAATTTAAATAAGGCGTTGAACATAATAGACTGTGATAATATTAAAACGCTGGGTTGTTCTATGAATCTGGAAAGTTACCTTTTCACTAAAAATTTAAGTATATCTCATAAAAACATAATCCCCTGTTTTGGAATTCACCCTTGGGAAGCTCATAAAAACTACAGAAACCTGGATACGTTTGATAAATATATAAAAGAGTGCAGGGTCATTGGTGAAATAGGTCTTGATTATCACTGGGTTTTAGAAAGTGAAAAATTTCCTTATATGAATAGAGTTTTTGAATACTTTTCAGATAAAGCTAGTAAATATAATAAAATTACCAACATACATACAAAAGGAGCTGAAAGTGAGGTACTACAGACTATAAAAAAATATAACTTAAGGACACCTATTATTCATTGGTACAGCGGAGATTTGGATACACTAAAAAGACTTTTAGATTACGGCTGCTATTTCACAATCAGTATTGATATAGGTCATTCCAGCCTTACTAATGAAATAGTAAAATTACTTCCTTTAGATAGAATTTTCACCGAAACTGATGGACCAACAGCTTTAAAAAATAACAAATATATATATCCAAATGAGGTTAAAAATATAATAAAATGGATTTCTTTTATAAAAAACACCCCTTATGAAGAAATCAGAGCACAAATTTGGAATAATTTTAACACGCTGTTTGGCAACTAA
- a CDS encoding MBL fold metallo-hydrolase gives MNLNKIKGSTYYIDAPTNCGIFIFKNKNCLIIDTGINNGDAKRIETILIENNLHPKYIINTHSHMDHCGGNLYFKKNYPGCLVYTSKGEKIFMENPDLFSSILSCCHPSKAFNKINKSIDVDFILDYGINKLNDEKFNIISLPGHSKDHIAIVTPEKVCFLGDSIFSSEILNKYSLPYLYNIEDSLSSLNTIKELEADYFVISHSEKILTKEEIINLAQANITNICKYEDEILALLDQPLTREDILENITILNELSLDFHQYHLNFSGVCAFINYLYDNKLVDYSIEDGKLYYFKASH, from the coding sequence ATGAATTTGAACAAAATAAAAGGAAGCACCTATTACATAGATGCACCAACCAACTGTGGAATATTCATCTTTAAAAATAAGAACTGCTTGATTATAGACACCGGTATAAATAACGGAGATGCTAAAAGAATAGAAACTATACTAATTGAAAATAATCTCCATCCCAAATATATAATAAATACCCATAGTCATATGGATCACTGCGGTGGCAATCTATATTTCAAAAAAAATTATCCTGGCTGCCTGGTATATACTTCAAAAGGCGAAAAAATATTTATGGAAAATCCGGATCTTTTTTCCTCCATACTCTCATGCTGCCATCCTTCAAAGGCATTCAACAAAATTAATAAGTCCATAGATGTAGATTTTATTTTAGATTATGGTATTAATAAATTAAATGATGAAAAATTTAACATAATTTCACTGCCTGGACATTCTAAAGACCATATAGCTATAGTTACTCCAGAAAAAGTTTGTTTTCTCGGAGATTCTATATTCAGCAGTGAAATATTAAATAAATATTCTTTACCTTACTTATATAATATAGAAGATAGCCTGTCCTCTCTAAATACTATAAAAGAATTGGAAGCAGATTATTTTGTAATAAGCCATTCTGAAAAAATACTAACTAAAGAGGAAATAATTAATTTAGCCCAGGCTAATATTACAAATATATGTAAATATGAGGATGAAATATTAGCTCTTCTAGACCAACCCTTAACCAGGGAGGATATACTTGAAAATATCACCATATTAAATGAATTATCCCTGGATTTTCATCAATACCACTTGAATTTTTCAGGTGTATGTGCCTTTATAAACTATTTGTACGATAATAAACTTGTGGATTATTCCATAGAAGATGGCAAACTATATTACTTTAAAGCATCTCACTAA
- a CDS encoding phosphodiester glycosidase family protein, with the protein MGNSENRRRKKKRKKKKSVLKSLILFLIYELIVFIIAGPILVFYGPFKNVKSQVVGTAMATFSHQYIATIFLSDDEITKILNQGKSGETTSAEKENPNGVNISHEGDNDIKRYDISNRKFDGYILEINDPKRIKVGYTSKLKEVGERTSEIAERNGAVAAINGGGFTDKTTSGKLWVGTGAYPEGIVISGGKLIYSDVNYSEKINVTAFTSDGRLIVGDHTLQELLDKNVQEAISFRNSLIINGKTVSVENEGLNPRTAIGQKADGTIVMLVVDGRKGLKTGASLKEIQNILLQQGVVNASNLDGGSSTTMYFNGEVINDPCDWNGERTVATVLYVKP; encoded by the coding sequence ATGGGTAATTCAGAAAATAGGCGTAGAAAGAAAAAAAGAAAAAAGAAAAAGAGTGTTTTAAAATCACTTATTTTATTTCTAATATATGAATTAATAGTATTTATTATTGCAGGTCCTATATTGGTATTTTATGGACCTTTTAAGAATGTAAAAAGCCAGGTAGTAGGCACCGCCATGGCAACTTTCAGCCATCAGTATATAGCTACTATCTTTTTGTCTGATGATGAGATAACTAAAATACTCAATCAGGGAAAAAGCGGAGAAACTACCAGTGCGGAAAAAGAAAATCCCAATGGTGTAAATATAAGTCATGAGGGTGATAATGATATTAAAAGATATGATATAAGTAATAGGAAATTTGATGGTTATATTCTTGAAATAAATGATCCAAAGAGAATAAAGGTGGGATATACCAGCAAGTTAAAAGAAGTAGGGGAGAGAACAAGTGAAATAGCAGAGCGTAATGGGGCTGTAGCTGCTATAAATGGAGGAGGATTTACAGATAAAACCACCAGCGGCAAGCTGTGGGTGGGAACGGGAGCTTATCCTGAGGGAATTGTAATATCTGGGGGAAAGCTAATATATAGTGATGTTAACTATTCAGAGAAAATAAATGTTACAGCTTTTACTTCAGATGGCAGACTTATAGTTGGAGATCATACCCTGCAGGAACTTTTAGATAAAAATGTACAGGAGGCAATTTCTTTCAGAAATTCTCTAATAATAAATGGAAAGACTGTATCCGTAGAAAATGAAGGTTTGAATCCCAGAACAGCCATAGGACAGAAAGCAGATGGGACTATAGTAATGCTAGTTGTAGATGGAAGAAAGGGATTGAAAACAGGTGCCTCCTTAAAAGAAATACAAAACATACTCTTGCAGCAGGGGGTAGTTAATGCCAGCAATTTAGATGGAGGTTCTTCTACTACTATGTATTTTAATGGGGAAGTAATAAACGATCCTTGCGATTGGAATGGAGAGAGAACCGTAGCTACGGTATTATATGTGAAGCCTTAG
- the purD gene encoding phosphoribosylamine--glycine ligase: MKVLVIGSGGREHAICWKISQNPKVDKIFCAPGNGGTHAEDKCTNIDITDIEELVNFALESEIDLTVVGPENPLIEGMVDKFRSKGLNIFGPTSEAAMLEGSKIYSKDFMKKYRIKTAEYGVFNDKDEALKYIKECEYPVVIKADGLAAGKGVSICKNYKEARFTIEDFMVKDIFNGAGKNVVIEEFLEGVEASILTITDGKSIIPFMSAKDHKQIYDGGKGPNTGGMGAISPNPYCSKEVLKDFEKNIMNPTLKGIQQENLDYIGIIFFGIMITKKGIYLLEYNVRMGDPETQAVLPLMKSDLVELIEASLEGKLDKFDLQWEKGACCSVVAASKGYPGKYSTGFTIEGMENSNNIFAAGVKIKNGEFITSGGRVLSVYGLGNNLDKAIESAYNNLKEVSFQGMYFRTDIGR; encoded by the coding sequence GTGAAAGTACTCGTAATTGGTTCAGGAGGAAGAGAACATGCTATTTGCTGGAAAATATCACAAAATCCAAAAGTAGATAAAATATTTTGTGCTCCTGGAAATGGTGGAACCCATGCAGAAGATAAATGTACTAACATAGATATAACAGACATAGAGGAACTTGTAAACTTTGCACTGGAGTCAGAAATAGATTTAACTGTAGTAGGACCTGAAAACCCGCTTATAGAAGGTATGGTAGATAAATTTAGAAGTAAGGGATTGAATATATTTGGACCTACGTCAGAGGCTGCAATGCTTGAAGGAAGCAAAATTTATTCTAAGGATTTCATGAAAAAGTATAGGATTAAAACTGCAGAATATGGTGTATTCAATGATAAAGATGAGGCTTTGAAATACATTAAAGAATGTGAATATCCGGTGGTTATAAAGGCAGATGGATTAGCAGCGGGAAAAGGTGTATCCATATGTAAAAATTATAAAGAAGCCCGGTTTACAATAGAGGATTTTATGGTTAAAGACATATTCAATGGGGCAGGAAAAAATGTAGTTATTGAAGAGTTTTTGGAGGGAGTGGAAGCTTCCATACTCACAATAACAGATGGAAAGAGCATTATTCCATTTATGTCTGCAAAGGATCATAAACAGATTTATGATGGGGGGAAAGGGCCAAATACTGGAGGTATGGGAGCTATATCTCCAAACCCTTATTGTAGTAAGGAAGTATTAAAGGATTTTGAGAAAAATATAATGAATCCCACATTAAAGGGAATACAGCAGGAAAACTTGGATTATATAGGAATAATTTTTTTTGGAATTATGATAACTAAAAAAGGAATTTATCTTCTGGAGTACAATGTAAGAATGGGAGATCCTGAGACCCAGGCAGTACTTCCTTTAATGAAAAGTGATTTGGTAGAGCTTATAGAAGCTTCCCTTGAAGGAAAGCTTGACAAATTTGATTTACAGTGGGAAAAGGGTGCCTGCTGCTCGGTAGTAGCCGCCTCTAAAGGCTATCCGGGGAAATATAGTACTGGTTTTACCATAGAAGGTATGGAAAACTCAAATAATATTTTTGCAGCAGGAGTTAAAATAAAAAATGGAGAATTTATAACCTCTGGAGGAAGAGTTTTATCTGTCTATGGACTTGGAAATAATTTAGATAAAGCAATTGAATCAGCGTATAATAATTTGAAGGAAGTAAGTTTTCAAGGAATGTATTTTAGAACTGATATAGGACGATAA
- the purH gene encoding bifunctional phosphoribosylaminoimidazolecarboxamide formyltransferase/IMP cyclohydrolase, with translation MINRALISVYNKEGLLELAQFLKNKGVELISTGGTYKYLEQNDIQVTEVSKITGFDEILDGRVKTLHPVIHSGILAKRDNKEHMDTIAKKDILPIDMVVVNLYPFFDKVDDNITFEEKVEFIDIGGPTMIRAAAKNFKDVIVVTDVGDYSKLIEEIDSKGDVPYDFRKKLAGKVFNLMSAYDGAISNFLLEEDYPEYLSLSYKKMDNLRYGENPHQSAAYYTATAGTAPMKDFTQLNGKQLSYNNIKDMDIAWKVVNEFEEICCVAVKHNTPCGVALGKDLYEAYVKTYECDPTSIFGGIIAVNRKLDVKTAEEISKIFVEIVIAPDFDEEALKVLMEKKNLRIIKCSVKPTNSMEIAKVDGGILVQSADDKLVENMEVVTDKKPSKEEINNLIFGMKVCKYVKSNAIVVVKDFMAKGIGGGQVNRIWPTCHALDRAGDGVVLASDAFFPFNDVVCEAAKYGIKAIIQPGGSVRDKDSIEECNKNGISMVFTGVRHFKH, from the coding sequence ATGATAAATCGTGCATTAATAAGTGTTTATAATAAAGAAGGCTTATTGGAGTTGGCACAATTTTTAAAAAATAAAGGAGTGGAGCTAATATCCACAGGAGGTACCTATAAGTACCTGGAACAAAATGATATACAGGTTACAGAAGTGTCAAAAATTACAGGTTTTGATGAAATATTAGATGGAAGGGTAAAAACTCTTCATCCAGTTATACATTCAGGTATACTTGCTAAAAGAGATAATAAAGAACATATGGATACCATAGCTAAAAAGGATATTCTTCCCATAGATATGGTAGTAGTAAACCTGTATCCTTTCTTTGATAAAGTAGATGACAATATTACTTTTGAAGAAAAGGTGGAGTTTATAGATATAGGTGGTCCCACAATGATAAGGGCTGCTGCTAAAAATTTTAAGGACGTAATAGTAGTTACAGATGTGGGAGACTACTCAAAATTAATTGAAGAAATAGATTCAAAGGGAGATGTACCCTATGATTTTAGAAAAAAACTAGCGGGAAAGGTGTTTAATCTAATGTCTGCTTATGACGGGGCTATAAGCAATTTCCTTCTGGAAGAAGATTATCCCGAATATTTAAGTCTTTCTTACAAAAAGATGGATAATTTAAGATATGGAGAAAATCCACATCAGAGTGCAGCTTACTATACTGCTACAGCAGGAACTGCCCCTATGAAAGATTTTACCCAGCTAAATGGTAAACAGCTTTCATATAACAATATAAAGGATATGGATATAGCTTGGAAAGTAGTAAATGAATTTGAAGAAATATGCTGTGTGGCAGTTAAACATAACACTCCTTGTGGTGTGGCACTTGGAAAAGATTTGTATGAAGCTTATGTTAAAACCTATGAATGTGACCCTACCTCAATTTTTGGAGGAATTATAGCTGTAAATAGAAAATTGGATGTAAAAACTGCAGAGGAGATATCAAAAATTTTTGTTGAAATAGTTATTGCACCGGATTTTGATGAAGAAGCTTTAAAAGTATTGATGGAAAAGAAAAATTTGAGAATAATTAAATGCAGTGTAAAACCTACTAATAGTATGGAAATAGCTAAAGTAGATGGAGGAATACTGGTGCAGTCTGCGGACGACAAACTGGTAGAAAACATGGAAGTAGTTACAGATAAAAAACCTTCAAAAGAGGAAATAAATAATTTGATCTTTGGAATGAAAGTATGTAAATATGTAAAATCAAATGCCATTGTAGTAGTTAAGGACTTCATGGCCAAAGGTATTGGAGGAGGCCAGGTGAACAGAATATGGCCTACTTGTCATGCACTGGATAGGGCAGGAGATGGAGTAGTACTTGCGTCTGATGCATTTTTCCCATTTAATGATGTAGTTTGTGAAGCCGCAAAATACGGAATAAAGGCAATAATTCAGCCAGGAGGTTCTGTAAGAGATAAGGACTCCATAGAAGAATGCAATAAAAATGGAATATCAATGGTATTTACAGGGGTAAGACATTTTAAACATTAA
- the purN gene encoding phosphoribosylglycinamide formyltransferase, which produces MFKIAVLASGGGTDFQSIIDAVHSGYLKNCIIDILISDRPGVYALERAKKNNIEYHVLDRKIYKSNISDEILKLLHNRVELIVCAGWLSILKGDLISQFKNKMINIHPSLIPSFCGDGMYGIKVHEKVLEHGVKISGCTVHFVDEGTDSGPIIFQEAVPVYFEDTPEELQQRVLKEEHKALPKVIKLISEDKVVVEGKRVKIYK; this is translated from the coding sequence ATGTTTAAAATAGCAGTTTTAGCTTCCGGGGGAGGTACTGATTTTCAGTCCATAATAGATGCTGTTCATAGTGGGTATTTAAAAAATTGTATTATAGATATTTTAATAAGTGACAGGCCGGGAGTGTATGCTCTGGAAAGGGCAAAAAAAAATAATATTGAATATCACGTATTGGATAGAAAAATTTATAAATCCAATATTTCCGATGAAATACTGAAACTTTTACATAATAGAGTTGAATTAATAGTGTGTGCAGGCTGGCTTTCTATACTAAAGGGTGATTTGATTTCACAATTTAAAAATAAAATGATTAATATACATCCTTCCCTTATACCTTCCTTCTGTGGAGATGGCATGTATGGCATAAAGGTTCATGAAAAGGTACTGGAACATGGAGTTAAAATATCAGGGTGTACCGTACATTTTGTAGATGAAGGTACAGACAGCGGACCTATAATATTTCAGGAGGCAGTACCTGTATATTTTGAAGATACTCCGGAGGAGCTTCAACAGAGGGTGCTAAAAGAGGAGCATAAAGCGCTTCCAAAGGTAATTAAGCTGATTTCTGAGGATAAGGTAGTAGTGGAAGGGAAAAGAGTAAAAATTTATAAATAA
- the purM gene encoding phosphoribosylformylglycinamidine cyclo-ligase, with protein sequence MVTYKDSGVNIEEGYKSVKLMKEYSAQTFIPGVLNGLGSFAGMFELGKYKNPVLVSGTDGVGTKLKIAFEMKIYDTVGIDCVAMCVNDILCHGAKPLFFLDYLACSNLEAEVAAELVKGISKGCMDAGCALIGGETAEMPGFYSKGEYDMAGFAVGVVEKDNIINGSTVEEGDVLVGIASSGVHSNGYSLVRKLVDNFQVDFFGSALGEVLLTPTRIYVKPVLKLLEKFKIKAMAHITGGGFYENIPRMFKEDFTAVIDKNSFEMPEIFKYIMDLGVDEEHMYNTYNMGIGFVLCVDSKDAPDIIKDLNEMGEKAYIIGHVKRREKRVCLK encoded by the coding sequence ATGGTAACATATAAGGATTCTGGTGTAAATATTGAAGAGGGATATAAGTCTGTAAAACTTATGAAGGAATATTCTGCGCAGACTTTTATTCCAGGAGTTTTAAACGGACTTGGAAGCTTTGCAGGTATGTTTGAACTGGGCAAGTACAAAAATCCGGTACTTGTATCTGGAACAGATGGAGTTGGAACAAAGCTTAAAATAGCTTTTGAAATGAAAATATATGATACTGTAGGAATAGATTGCGTTGCCATGTGTGTCAATGATATTTTATGTCATGGTGCAAAACCACTGTTTTTTCTGGATTATTTGGCTTGTTCCAATTTAGAGGCAGAAGTAGCAGCGGAATTGGTTAAAGGAATATCGAAAGGATGCATGGATGCAGGCTGTGCACTAATTGGGGGAGAGACAGCTGAGATGCCGGGCTTTTACTCCAAAGGAGAATATGACATGGCAGGATTTGCTGTGGGAGTTGTGGAAAAAGACAATATAATAAATGGCAGTACTGTAGAAGAAGGAGATGTACTTGTTGGAATAGCCTCAAGTGGAGTACACAGCAATGGATACTCTTTGGTTAGGAAACTTGTAGATAACTTTCAAGTTGACTTCTTTGGAAGTGCCTTGGGTGAAGTGCTTTTAACTCCTACAAGGATATATGTAAAACCGGTCTTAAAACTTCTGGAGAAGTTTAAAATAAAAGCCATGGCTCACATAACAGGGGGCGGTTTTTATGAGAATATACCGAGAATGTTTAAAGAAGATTTTACAGCGGTTATAGATAAAAATAGTTTTGAGATGCCTGAGATATTTAAATATATAATGGATTTAGGTGTGGATGAGGAACATATGTACAATACTTATAATATGGGAATAGGTTTTGTACTCTGTGTAGATAGTAAAGATGCTCCAGATATAATAAAGGATTTGAATGAGATGGGGGAAAAAGCCTATATCATTGGACATGTGAAAAGAAGGGAAAAAAGGGTATGTTTAAAATAG